One genomic segment of Deltaproteobacteria bacterium includes these proteins:
- a CDS encoding protein kinase: MASKGTDFQSIQAYGEYYLTKRIACGGMAELFRARRRSGVEGFEKILAVKRILPHLSKDGDFVSMFVKEAKIAAQLSHENIVQIFDFGKFQDSYFLAMEYVSGMSIQGIQEKIKENPFPPDLAIYAVSRASMGLDYAHRKKGPDNKTLGIVHRDISPPNILVSYEGEVKLVDFGIAKAAVHSSETKSGILKGKIPYMSPEQVTGGKVDGRSDIFSLGVVLHELLTGQRLFQGTSEFEMIEKVRSCQIAPPSSEKKTIPEELDKIVLKALQRNPEDRYQDAEEFCHALTGYLDSKRAYLGPSDLRKYMRELFREEIRKEEAEIQKEAGLVRTYEKQRITEQIGGDQPVHGMMAGRLGRILTGGVARNLLRAGEIGVLSLAAYTLLTLSPLHDMLGGKDEKIRGESSVSVAVDQKTSLLQNAINEASTLLTRGDYEGAIARFDQVCSIDPLFAKQYNALFSRAFLARAEKNREESPSAALEDYRRACQMDPHNFKAHFEMGRLLTRMERYREAGLSYQKSIEANPDFPDSHFNLGYLYFRKKAYLLAAEEFENVVRLKPGYLKDAYFNLGLSYFKMGEKAKALRAFKEVLKFDPKNRRTMAFLKKLKKR, from the coding sequence ATGGCGTCAAAGGGAACAGATTTCCAGTCCATCCAAGCATACGGGGAGTATTATCTGACAAAGAGGATTGCCTGTGGGGGTATGGCCGAACTGTTTCGAGCGAGGCGCCGGTCAGGGGTTGAGGGATTCGAGAAGATTCTGGCTGTCAAGAGGATTCTCCCACATCTGTCCAAGGACGGCGATTTTGTCAGCATGTTCGTAAAGGAAGCCAAAATCGCGGCCCAGCTGAGCCACGAGAATATCGTCCAGATCTTCGATTTTGGAAAATTTCAAGACTCCTACTTTCTCGCCATGGAGTATGTTTCCGGGATGAGCATCCAAGGGATACAGGAGAAGATCAAAGAGAATCCCTTTCCACCGGATCTGGCGATCTATGCAGTCAGCAGGGCAAGCATGGGGCTCGACTATGCTCATCGCAAGAAGGGGCCGGACAACAAGACCCTCGGAATAGTCCATCGGGACATAAGCCCTCCCAACATCCTGGTCTCCTATGAAGGAGAAGTGAAACTCGTCGATTTTGGAATCGCCAAGGCGGCGGTCCACAGCTCGGAGACAAAATCAGGGATACTGAAAGGTAAGATTCCCTATATGTCTCCGGAACAGGTAACGGGAGGGAAGGTGGACGGCAGGTCGGATATCTTCTCTCTCGGTGTCGTTCTCCACGAGCTGCTCACCGGGCAAAGGCTTTTCCAGGGGACCTCTGAATTCGAGATGATCGAAAAGGTGAGATCCTGCCAGATTGCGCCCCCTTCAAGCGAGAAAAAGACCATACCAGAAGAGTTGGACAAAATCGTCCTCAAGGCCCTCCAGAGGAATCCGGAGGATCGGTACCAGGATGCGGAAGAGTTCTGCCATGCCCTCACCGGCTATCTGGACAGCAAGCGAGCCTATCTCGGCCCCTCGGACCTGAGGAAGTACATGAGGGAGCTGTTCAGAGAAGAGATCAGGAAGGAGGAAGCGGAGATCCAGAAAGAGGCTGGGCTGGTAAGAACATACGAAAAGCAACGTATAACCGAGCAGATAGGGGGGGACCAGCCGGTCCATGGGATGATGGCCGGGAGACTCGGCAGGATCCTTACCGGTGGAGTTGCCAGGAATCTCCTCAGAGCCGGAGAAATCGGGGTCCTGTCACTGGCAGCGTATACCCTGCTGACCCTCTCCCCCCTCCATGATATGCTGGGCGGGAAAGACGAAAAGATCCGTGGGGAGTCTTCCGTCTCTGTGGCAGTTGACCAGAAAACTTCACTTCTCCAGAATGCCATCAATGAAGCCTCCACCCTTTTGACCCGGGGAGACTATGAAGGGGCCATTGCCAGGTTTGATCAGGTCTGTTCAATCGACCCTTTATTCGCAAAGCAGTACAACGCGCTCTTCTCCAGGGCCTTTCTGGCCCGGGCCGAAAAGAATAGAGAAGAGTCGCCCTCGGCCGCCCTGGAGGACTATCGCAGGGCCTGCCAGATGGATCCACACAACTTCAAAGCCCACTTTGAGATGGGACGTCTCCTCACAAGGATGGAAAGGTACCGGGAAGCCGGCCTGAGTTACCAAAAGTCGATCGAAGCCAATCCAGACTTCCCTGACAGTCACTTCAACCTTGGCTATCTCTATTTCAGGAAGAAAGCGTATCTTTTGGCAGCAGAGGAGTTCGAGAACGTGGTAAGATTGAAACCTGGCTACCTAAAGGACGCCTATTTCAACCTCGGACTGAGTTACTTCAAAATGGGGGAGAAGGCAAAGGCCCTCAGAGCCTTCAAGGAGGTCCTGAAGTTTGATCCAAAAAACAGACGAACCATGGCTTTCCTAAAGAAACTCAAGAAACGGTGA
- a CDS encoding HDOD domain-containing protein: protein MKQIGKSRKAFVEKMGTVTINMEEYEHAGADTDVLKMVIDKIEDLPPLPLIVHKILNVTQDENSDTGELAKVISNDQALTAKVLRIVNSPLYHVSTLVTSISHAVTLLGFRAIRNLSMGLSTIETFGQLEENPFLPRQRFWEHSLACAHCCKAIADRIRHRFPDEAFVGGLLHDIGRMVFDQFFPGSFTVALQEAYASRKPLLELETEEIGISHTLVGKLLLQKWNLPPSLADAVANHHNPSLKEGADPSRADVSLIIMVADILTKIACIGSGGDSYVHIPGHEIWKSIGLEEGDYLPILFNLSEQVEEIKGFFGIKEVSSSSQPSPRIGEEGKPPRLAFYWENNGESPVPVRLMLQRFFTVKSFPIDDDIRGSIEGFSPHILFVDLSFEKSTQGISEAVKAYRSATKGPVVFLLSKKISQETRERSAKIGIYFLSTPFSPQEVSDCLCQVDLNNQ from the coding sequence ATGAAGCAGATTGGAAAAAGCAGAAAAGCCTTTGTCGAAAAGATGGGGACAGTAACCATCAACATGGAGGAGTATGAGCACGCCGGGGCTGACACTGACGTTCTGAAAATGGTGATAGACAAGATCGAAGATCTGCCGCCCCTGCCTTTGATTGTGCACAAGATCTTGAACGTGACGCAGGATGAGAACTCAGACACAGGCGAACTGGCCAAGGTCATCTCAAATGATCAGGCTCTGACGGCCAAGGTCTTGAGAATCGTCAACTCCCCGCTTTATCATGTCTCGACGTTGGTGACCTCCATCTCTCATGCGGTAACCCTGCTCGGATTCCGGGCTATTAGAAATCTTTCCATGGGCCTTTCGACGATAGAAACCTTTGGACAGTTGGAGGAAAACCCCTTTCTGCCGAGACAGAGATTCTGGGAACACTCCCTCGCATGTGCTCACTGTTGCAAGGCCATAGCCGATAGGATTCGCCACAGGTTTCCTGACGAGGCCTTTGTGGGGGGGCTGCTCCATGATATCGGGAGAATGGTTTTCGACCAGTTCTTTCCCGGCTCCTTCACCGTCGCCCTGCAGGAGGCCTATGCCAGTAGGAAACCCCTCTTGGAACTGGAAACAGAAGAGATCGGCATCTCTCACACCTTGGTGGGGAAACTGCTCCTCCAAAAATGGAATCTGCCCCCCTCCCTGGCAGATGCCGTGGCCAACCATCATAACCCTTCCCTGAAGGAGGGAGCCGATCCTTCCAGGGCCGATGTCTCCCTTATCATCATGGTGGCGGACATCCTGACGAAAATCGCATGTATCGGGTCCGGAGGTGACAGCTATGTCCATATCCCTGGGCACGAGATCTGGAAGTCGATAGGCCTGGAGGAAGGGGACTACCTGCCGATTCTCTTCAATCTCTCTGAACAGGTCGAAGAGATCAAGGGGTTCTTTGGGATAAAGGAGGTTTCCTCTTCTTCTCAACCCTCCCCTCGGATCGGAGAAGAGGGAAAGCCTCCGAGGCTCGCCTTCTACTGGGAGAACAACGGTGAGTCCCCCGTGCCGGTGAGGCTCATGCTGCAACGCTTCTTCACGGTCAAGTCCTTTCCAATAGACGACGACATCAGGGGGAGTATCGAAGGCTTCAGCCCGCACATCCTGTTTGTCGACCTCTCCTTCGAAAAGAGCACTCAGGGGATCTCGGAGGCGGTCAAGGCCTACCGGAGTGCAACAAAGGGGCCGGTCGTCTTTCTGCTTTCCAAGAAGATCTCCCAGGAAACAAGGGAGAGATCGGCCAAGATCGGAATCTACTTCCTTTCAACCCCCTTCTCCCCCCAAGAGGTGTCAGACTGCCTTTGCCAGGTGGACCTTAACAACCAATAG
- a CDS encoding DUF4124 domain-containing protein, giving the protein MNSSRGWMILEFTGFVLALSILPSFLPSRILAESRPESDAFFERAEPDRTRYDRTAGELIYKWTDEDGNLCFTNDLARVPCGFRNRIETVELPLQLEEEAGMAVEPPGQQGNPLPASPSIEEADGSAGKRDPASRGPCLYREIPFDQFIRIRVGMDEAEVLSRLGLPSLVTPSDYFYGEQARYKYRIIRLIYLGNRDLNQKTTVVEIRNGTVVEVKRIFPF; this is encoded by the coding sequence ATGAATTCCTCAAGGGGTTGGATGATCCTCGAGTTCACGGGTTTTGTGCTGGCTCTGAGTATTCTGCCCTCCTTCCTGCCCTCTCGAATATTGGCCGAATCTCGACCGGAGAGCGACGCCTTTTTCGAAAGGGCGGAGCCGGACAGAACTCGATATGATAGAACAGCAGGAGAGCTCATCTACAAGTGGACCGATGAGGATGGAAACCTCTGTTTCACGAACGATCTGGCAAGAGTTCCTTGCGGGTTCCGGAATCGGATCGAGACCGTCGAACTACCCCTGCAATTGGAAGAAGAGGCCGGCATGGCTGTTGAGCCACCCGGACAGCAAGGGAATCCTCTTCCAGCTTCACCGAGTATCGAAGAGGCGGATGGAAGCGCCGGGAAAAGGGACCCGGCCTCTCGAGGGCCCTGTCTTTACAGAGAGATCCCCTTTGATCAGTTCATACGGATAAGGGTGGGAATGGATGAGGCCGAGGTACTTTCAAGACTCGGCCTGCCCAGCCTAGTGACTCCCAGCGATTACTTCTACGGCGAACAGGCACGTTACAAGTATAGGATCATCAGACTGATCTATCTGGGAAATCGAGACCTGAACCAGAAAACCACGGTCGTCGAGATCCGAAACGGCACGGTTGTGGAGGTAAAGCGTATATTCCCCTTCTAG
- the pncA gene encoding bifunctional nicotinamidase/pyrazinamidase, with the protein MPEEKTAVIVVDFQRDFIQVTEGALAVPGTDQGFVQRVQESTQMLKRAGLPVFATQDWHPPDHVSFFTTHKGKKPFDVIFLRERQQLLWPPHCVQGTEGAALMIDERLLDAIVRKGTAVDFDSYSGFQDEGGHRTELHGLLQEREISRIVVYGIATDYCVRATVLDAVDLGYQVMLVKSLTRGVDPKTTLAALEEMEQRGIILSNEVDLQEIRSWGSISKR; encoded by the coding sequence ATGCCGGAAGAGAAGACAGCCGTCATTGTTGTCGACTTCCAGCGGGACTTTATCCAAGTGACAGAGGGCGCTCTGGCCGTTCCAGGCACCGACCAGGGGTTTGTCCAAAGGGTTCAAGAGAGCACTCAGATGTTGAAACGAGCCGGCCTTCCGGTCTTTGCAACACAGGACTGGCATCCTCCCGATCACGTCTCGTTTTTCACAACCCACAAAGGAAAGAAACCCTTCGACGTGATCTTTCTCAGGGAGAGGCAGCAGTTGCTCTGGCCTCCTCATTGCGTGCAGGGTACCGAAGGAGCGGCGCTCATGATCGATGAGCGGCTCCTCGACGCTATAGTGAGAAAGGGGACTGCGGTCGACTTTGACAGCTACTCGGGCTTCCAGGATGAGGGCGGCCACCGGACCGAGCTGCACGGCCTTTTGCAGGAAAGGGAAATTTCCAGAATCGTGGTCTACGGGATCGCAACGGACTACTGCGTCAGGGCTACCGTCCTCGACGCGGTCGATCTGGGCTACCAGGTGATGCTGGTAAAGAGCCTTACCAGAGGAGTTGATCCAAAAACCACCCTAGCCGCCCTTGAAGAGATGGAGCAGAGAGGGATAATCCTGTCAAACGAGGTAGATCTGCAAGAGATACGCTCATGGGGTTCTATCAGTAAGAGATAA
- a CDS encoding Lrp/AsnC family transcriptional regulator → MVLMDAIDRQILDLLQDNGRTTVLEIARKVKLSSPSVSERLKKLHRRGYIKKYVAILDEKKLGKTTTAFVRVSIQYPKYFPLFISRINELPEVMECHRITGDHSCILKVRVKDTEALDHFLTRKVGEIEGVTNATSEIVLSTMKEETRLTL, encoded by the coding sequence GTGGTTTTGATGGACGCCATCGATCGACAGATCCTGGATCTTCTCCAGGACAACGGCCGAACGACCGTGCTTGAGATCGCGAGAAAGGTCAAGCTCTCTTCCCCATCGGTCTCCGAGAGATTGAAGAAGCTCCACCGCAGAGGCTACATAAAGAAATACGTGGCCATTCTCGACGAGAAGAAGTTGGGCAAGACGACTACGGCCTTTGTCCGTGTCTCCATCCAGTATCCGAAATATTTTCCTCTTTTCATCTCGAGGATCAACGAACTGCCGGAGGTCATGGAGTGCCACAGGATCACGGGGGATCATTCCTGCATCCTCAAGGTAAGAGTGAAAGACACAGAGGCCTTGGATCATTTCTTGACGAGAAAGGTGGGGGAAATCGAGGGAGTGACCAATGCAACCTCAGAGATAGTCCTATCCACCATGAAAGAAGAGACCAGATTGACCCTCTGA
- a CDS encoding LapA family protein, producing the protein MAKVKSIVSGVLIALVIVFVVQNTETVQVRLLFWKVSMSWALMVLIALLIGIVAGWLVRGTRRK; encoded by the coding sequence ATGGCTAAGGTCAAGAGTATAGTTTCCGGGGTTCTCATTGCTCTCGTCATCGTCTTCGTCGTCCAGAACACCGAAACCGTGCAGGTGCGGCTTCTCTTCTGGAAGGTGTCGATGTCCTGGGCCCTGATGGTCTTGATCGCTCTTCTTATCGGGATTGTTGCGGGTTGGCTTGTGAGGGGCACGAGACGCAAATAG
- a CDS encoding TrkA family potassium uptake protein, translating into MSKFVVIGLGNFGFYLAKSLFEEGREVIGVDRDKERVQRLQEFCSYALVGDATDKTVLESIGIDKDHIVIVSLGNNISASVLVTLYLRDLHIENIYVKIISEDHGRALEKIGATEVIFPERDLAKKLAKTLLSPNLIDYLPLTEEYNIVEIAPPKEFIGKTLAQLMLRSKYNINIIGVRSLIPEKMTLNPGGTFTVKDSDILLALGRPEDIDKIKG; encoded by the coding sequence ATGAGCAAATTCGTCGTCATCGGCCTGGGGAATTTCGGTTTCTATCTGGCCAAGAGTCTTTTTGAGGAGGGAAGGGAAGTCATCGGGGTGGACCGGGACAAGGAGAGGGTACAACGCCTCCAGGAGTTTTGTTCCTATGCTCTGGTGGGAGATGCCACCGACAAGACTGTCCTGGAATCAATAGGTATCGATAAGGACCATATCGTGATCGTCAGTCTGGGAAACAATATCAGCGCCAGTGTGTTGGTTACCCTTTACCTGAGAGACCTCCACATAGAGAACATATACGTGAAGATCATAAGCGAGGATCATGGGCGAGCCCTGGAAAAGATAGGGGCCACGGAGGTCATATTCCCTGAGAGAGACTTGGCAAAGAAACTGGCCAAGACTCTGCTTTCTCCGAACCTCATCGACTATCTCCCTCTTACCGAGGAATATAACATCGTTGAAATAGCCCCGCCCAAGGAGTTCATCGGGAAGACCCTAGCCCAGCTTATGTTGAGAAGCAAGTACAACATCAACATAATCGGGGTGAGGAGCCTCATTCCGGAAAAGATGACTCTCAACCCTGGAGGAACGTTCACGGTAAAGGACAGCGACATATTGCTGGCTCTAGGAAGACCGGAAGACATCGACAAGATCAAGGGTTAG
- the treZ gene encoding malto-oligosyltrehalose trehalohydrolase, with amino-acid sequence MGNRGNRPNPDITLGALHLGGDCCRFRVWAPEAEKVEVHVVSPPERVLPLRPEARGYHSGLLDGIGPGTLYFLRLDGTRDRPDPASRYQPLGVQGPSEVVDPAFPWQDGQWQGLPLSDYIIYELHVGTYTPEGTFASVISHLDELKELGVTALELMPVGQFPGNRNWGYDGVYPFAVQNSYGGPRGLKELVDACHRKGLAVALDVVYNHLGPEGNYLWEFGPYFTDRYRTPWGRAMNFDGPQSDEVRRFFIENALYWIADFHVDALRIDAVHAIVDFSARPFLRELALAVHRQGKRLNRAVFVIAESDLNDTRLIRSPKVGGHGLDAQWNDDFHHSLHALLTGEDSGYYRDFGRFQDLVKAFREGFVYSGQYSFYRQRRHGNSSRGIPSDRFVVFSQNHDQVGNRMKGDRLTGLVSFDELKLAAAVVLFSPFIPLLFMGEEYGETAPFPYFVSHTAPDIIEAVRRGRLDEFSAFQWADKPPDPQAGATFLSAKLNHRLRHAGENRVLALFYKELIGLRKATRLSASSVRGGKRVTPCEPERVLMVSYGRGMDEVLGVFHFGSRAAYLTLPFPEGDWNKEMDSSDQRWLGPGSPVPSLIGSEKGAELSLLPHTFLLFKRGKGK; translated from the coding sequence ATGGGAAACCGAGGAAACAGACCTAATCCTGATATCACCCTCGGCGCCCTCCACCTCGGGGGGGACTGTTGTCGATTCCGCGTTTGGGCCCCGGAGGCCGAGAAGGTGGAGGTGCACGTCGTTTCCCCCCCAGAGAGAGTCCTACCCCTCCGGCCAGAAGCCCGAGGTTACCATTCCGGTCTCCTCGATGGCATAGGTCCCGGAACCCTCTACTTCCTGCGTCTGGATGGAACGAGGGACCGCCCTGATCCAGCCTCGCGCTACCAGCCTTTAGGTGTTCAAGGCCCCTCGGAGGTGGTGGATCCGGCCTTTCCCTGGCAGGACGGCCAGTGGCAGGGTTTGCCCCTGAGCGACTACATCATCTATGAGCTCCACGTGGGAACTTACACTCCAGAGGGGACCTTCGCCTCTGTGATCTCCCATCTGGATGAACTGAAGGAACTGGGGGTCACTGCCTTAGAACTCATGCCTGTCGGCCAGTTCCCAGGGAATCGTAACTGGGGCTATGACGGGGTGTATCCCTTTGCCGTACAGAACTCCTACGGCGGGCCCCGGGGGCTGAAAGAACTCGTGGATGCATGCCACCGCAAGGGGTTAGCCGTGGCACTCGACGTCGTTTACAACCACCTCGGCCCAGAGGGAAACTATCTCTGGGAATTCGGTCCCTACTTCACAGATCGGTACAGAACACCATGGGGCCGGGCCATGAATTTCGACGGGCCTCAAAGCGACGAGGTCCGCCGTTTCTTCATCGAGAACGCCCTGTACTGGATCGCGGACTTCCACGTGGATGCACTTCGCATCGATGCCGTCCATGCCATTGTCGACTTCTCTGCCCGTCCATTTCTGAGAGAGCTGGCCCTGGCCGTACACAGGCAGGGCAAGCGCCTCAATCGAGCCGTCTTTGTCATAGCCGAGAGCGATCTCAACGATACACGGCTGATCCGATCTCCAAAGGTCGGCGGCCATGGCCTGGATGCCCAGTGGAATGACGACTTTCACCACTCCCTCCACGCCCTCCTGACCGGAGAAGATTCGGGGTACTACAGGGATTTCGGACGGTTCCAGGATCTCGTCAAGGCGTTCCGTGAGGGATTCGTCTATTCTGGCCAGTATTCCTTCTATCGTCAGCGTCGACACGGGAACTCCTCCCGGGGTATTCCGAGTGACCGTTTTGTGGTTTTCTCACAGAACCACGATCAGGTTGGAAACCGGATGAAGGGGGACCGGCTGACGGGGCTGGTCTCCTTTGATGAGCTCAAACTGGCCGCAGCGGTCGTCCTGTTTTCGCCGTTCATACCCCTCCTCTTTATGGGCGAGGAGTATGGCGAGACAGCACCCTTTCCCTACTTCGTAAGCCACACCGCTCCCGATATCATCGAGGCGGTGCGCCGGGGCCGCCTCGATGAGTTTTCGGCCTTTCAATGGGCAGATAAGCCGCCGGATCCTCAGGCCGGAGCCACCTTCCTCTCGGCCAAGCTCAATCATCGTCTACGCCACGCGGGCGAAAACAGAGTACTCGCCCTCTTCTACAAGGAGCTGATCGGGCTGAGGAAGGCGACCAGACTCTCGGCCTCTTCTGTGAGGGGGGGAAAACGGGTTACCCCCTGTGAACCCGAGAGGGTTTTGATGGTCTCTTACGGGAGAGGAATGGATGAGGTCCTTGGCGTTTTCCATTTCGGCAGCAGGGCCGCCTACTTGACCCTCCCCTTCCCTGAGGGCGACTGGAACAAGGAGATGGATTCCTCGGATCAACGGTGGCTGGGACCGGGAAGCCCGGTGCCGTCCCTCATCGGTTCAGAGAAAGGGGCTGAACTCAGCCTCCTTCCCCATACGTTCCTCCTTTTCAAGAGAGGCAAAGGAAAGTAA
- a CDS encoding DUF3536 domain-containing protein, with protein MERYICIHGHFYQPPRENPWLEAIELQGSAHPYHDWNEKITEECYTTNATSRILDEEGQIIQIVNNYAKMSFNFGPTLLSWLEEKAPHVYGAVLEADQESRKAFSGHGSALAQAYNHVILPLANRRDKYTQILWGIADFEHRFGRRPEGMWLPETAVDLETLDILAEQGILFTVLAPHQARRIRQRGTLQWRDVTGGKIDPTMAYSLSLPSGRTISLFFYDAPISRAVAFEGLLKSGESFAKRLVGGFSDERSWPQIVNIATDGETYGHHHRFGDMALAYALHYIESRNLAHMTNYGEYLERHPPGHEVEIFENTSWSCAHGIGRWQSDCGCNSGKHPGWNQEWRGPLRDAMDWLRDKLAPACQERSRPLLKDFWRARNDYIRVVLDRSHDRVEAFLRHHATGELTGPEKTAVLKLMEIQRHAMLMYTSCGWFFDDLSSIEAVQVIQYAGRALQLSQDIFGVAMELGFVQHLESAKSNIGEYGDGSRIYDRFVKPAMVDLEKVCAHYAVSSLFEEYGGRASIYCYTADQEDYLSSEAGRAKLVVGRARISSDITWESLYLCFGVLHLGDHNLNCGVREFQGEESYQALVEEVSDAFGRADFPETILVLDKHFGASTYSLTSLFRDEQQKILDLILDATVKGAEGIYRQLYEQNVPLMRFLKDSGVPPPKVLYMASELALNAGLRRAFQEEELHPEIITSYLEEAEMEGVSLEANTLEYTLRRSLERMADQLLMEPASLDLLGKLDAALGLLGSLPFEVNLWKVQNACYDMLKKVYPGLKSRADRGDERARQWAASFEVFCRKLSIRTEQAEGGV; from the coding sequence ATGGAACGGTACATCTGCATTCACGGTCATTTCTACCAGCCTCCACGTGAAAACCCATGGCTCGAGGCGATCGAGCTCCAGGGTTCGGCCCATCCCTACCACGATTGGAATGAAAAGATCACCGAGGAGTGCTATACCACCAACGCCACCTCCAGGATTCTCGACGAGGAGGGGCAGATTATCCAAATAGTCAACAATTATGCGAAAATGAGCTTCAATTTCGGTCCTACACTGCTCAGCTGGCTGGAGGAGAAGGCGCCTCATGTCTATGGGGCCGTCCTGGAGGCCGACCAGGAGAGCCGCAAGGCCTTCTCAGGACACGGTTCGGCCTTGGCCCAGGCCTATAACCACGTGATCCTCCCTCTGGCGAACCGCCGGGATAAGTACACCCAGATTCTCTGGGGGATTGCCGACTTCGAGCACCGATTCGGGCGCAGGCCCGAGGGGATGTGGCTCCCTGAAACCGCCGTCGATCTCGAGACCCTTGATATCCTGGCGGAGCAGGGAATCCTTTTTACCGTTCTGGCTCCTCATCAGGCAAGGCGGATCAGGCAGCGCGGGACCCTCCAGTGGCGCGACGTGACCGGGGGAAAGATAGACCCCACGATGGCCTATTCCCTGAGCCTCCCCTCCGGCCGGACCATATCCCTCTTCTTCTATGACGCGCCCATTTCCCGAGCCGTGGCATTCGAAGGACTCCTAAAGAGCGGTGAGTCCTTTGCGAAGCGCCTGGTGGGCGGGTTCTCGGACGAACGATCGTGGCCTCAGATCGTCAATATCGCTACAGACGGAGAGACCTACGGGCACCACCATCGGTTCGGGGATATGGCGCTGGCCTATGCCCTCCACTATATCGAGTCCAGAAATCTGGCACACATGACCAATTACGGGGAATACCTCGAACGCCATCCGCCGGGCCACGAGGTGGAGATTTTTGAGAATACCTCCTGGAGTTGCGCCCACGGCATAGGGAGATGGCAGAGTGACTGCGGGTGCAATTCTGGCAAGCACCCCGGCTGGAATCAAGAGTGGCGAGGTCCTCTGAGGGATGCAATGGATTGGCTGCGGGACAAGCTCGCACCGGCATGCCAGGAGAGGAGCCGCCCCCTATTGAAGGATTTCTGGCGTGCACGGAACGACTATATCCGGGTCGTACTCGACAGGTCCCACGACAGGGTGGAGGCATTTCTGCGGCACCATGCAACCGGGGAGTTGACAGGTCCCGAGAAGACGGCAGTCCTCAAGCTCATGGAGATCCAGCGCCACGCCATGCTCATGTATACGAGTTGCGGCTGGTTTTTCGATGACCTTTCGAGCATCGAGGCTGTCCAGGTGATCCAGTATGCCGGCCGGGCTCTACAACTCAGCCAGGACATCTTCGGGGTCGCAATGGAACTCGGTTTCGTACAACACCTCGAGTCTGCCAAGAGCAATATCGGTGAGTATGGAGACGGTAGCCGAATCTACGACAGGTTTGTCAAACCCGCAATGGTGGATCTGGAAAAGGTCTGCGCCCACTATGCGGTGAGCTCCCTCTTTGAGGAGTACGGGGGACGAGCCTCGATCTACTGTTATACCGCGGACCAGGAGGACTACCTCTCCTCGGAGGCTGGAAGAGCGAAACTCGTGGTCGGCCGCGCGCGGATCTCCTCGGATATCACCTGGGAATCCCTGTATCTGTGCTTCGGCGTACTCCATCTGGGTGATCACAACCTCAACTGCGGGGTCCGGGAGTTCCAGGGTGAGGAAAGTTACCAGGCACTGGTGGAAGAGGTCTCGGATGCTTTTGGCAGGGCGGACTTCCCAGAGACCATACTCGTTTTGGACAAACACTTCGGGGCTTCCACGTATTCCTTGACCTCCCTTTTCCGGGACGAGCAGCAGAAGATCCTCGACCTGATCCTCGATGCCACCGTGAAGGGGGCCGAGGGAATCTACCGGCAGCTCTACGAGCAGAACGTACCGCTCATGCGGTTTCTCAAGGATTCAGGGGTACCTCCGCCCAAGGTACTCTATATGGCCAGCGAATTGGCCCTTAACGCGGGCCTCCGCCGGGCCTTTCAGGAGGAGGAGCTTCATCCGGAGATCATAACCTCGTATCTCGAGGAGGCGGAGATGGAGGGGGTCTCCCTAGAAGCGAACACCCTGGAATACACGTTGAGAAGGAGTCTGGAAAGGATGGCAGATCAACTCCTGATGGAGCCTGCAAGCCTCGACCTGCTCGGTAAGCTGGACGCGGCACTGGGCCTGCTGGGGTCGCTCCCCTTTGAGGTGAATCTCTGGAAGGTGCAGAACGCCTGTTATGATATGCTCAAGAAGGTCTACCCGGGCCTAAAGAGCAGGGCCGACAGGGGCGATGAGAGAGCCAGACAATGGGCGGCCAGCTTCGAGGTCTTCTGCAGGAAGCTCTCGATTCGGACGGAACAGGCCGAAGGCGGGGTCTGA